In Xyrauchen texanus isolate HMW12.3.18 chromosome 32, RBS_HiC_50CHRs, whole genome shotgun sequence, the following proteins share a genomic window:
- the cav4a gene encoding caveolin-2 → MTGTMMRRMDTRETEIDLRDTGDGEDDEGQQAWKTQLETVLEEEEEEDVISTQSDTRPLINERDPRQINECLKVSFEDVIAEPVSVRSGDRLWIWSHALFEVSRVWFYRIITALLAVPVSFIAGILFAILSFIHIWFFTPCVQVILINTVWLHTLWSNVLDIFILPFFQSVAKCCSGISVLLTQE, encoded by the exons ATGACGGGCACCATGATGAGGAGGATGGACACAAGGGAGACAGAGATTGACCTGAGAGACACAGGGGATGGTGAGGATGATGAGGGACAACAGGCATGGAAGACACAGCTGGAAACCGtcctggaggaagaggaggaggaagatgtcATCTCTACGCAAAGTGACACCAGGCCTCTCATCAATGAAAGGGATCCAAGACAAATAAATGAGTGTCTAAAG GTGAGTTTTGAGGATGTGATAGCAGAGCCAGTGTCAGTACGCAGTGGGGATCGGTTGTGGATCTGGAGTCATGCTCTTTTCGAGGTGTCCAGGGTCTGGTTTTATCGTATCATCACAGCTCTTCTGGCTGTTCCTGTGTCCTTCATTGCTGGAATTCTTTTTGCCATTCTCAGCTTCATTCATATCTG GTTCTTCACACCATGTGTGCAGGTGATTTTGATTAACACTGTTTGGTTGCACACATTATGGAGCAATGTATTAGACATCTTCATCCTACCCTTCTTCCAAAGCGTTGCCAAGTGCTGCAGTGGTATTAGTGTTCTTCTAACACAGGAATGA